The Octopus sinensis linkage group LG9, ASM634580v1, whole genome shotgun sequence genomic sequence ctcttctttcccttctctcccttccttctcTTCTAGCCATTTATCTCCTTTgctgcaagacacctgtttctgtccctcttttcATACTATAACCTcacatcacctggcacaaaaccacaaaaccgttaatttttttctgtttctaatagcgagctgattttttttttgttttctttgctgtATGATGTATTATCCTTTTAAAACACAATCCATCTGATACTGcttctatatattaatacacaaaaCTTCAAAACTTCAAAACTTTCTAAACGgtattttaactttcctatgttCAAAATAGCTTAGTTTTAGTGAAAGGTTAGTTATATGAAATCCCtacaaattctttgttattttaaaaactaattgAAGCAACACATAGCATATTTTGTTAGGGAATTCAtcatgaaagggttaagtaattATTTTCACTTTCTGCCATTCTTTATTTGATAAGTTAGGAAACCTGCTAAAAATACAGCAGTGCAACTGGGTTCAGTATTTAGGAAATATTGACTTAATGCCATGAATATGACACCTGAATATTCAGTGAATGTGTGATGTAGTTTATGAAGTCCCTTCAAGTGTCCCAACATAGTCTTATGCACCTGTGTTTGTCTCTAGTTTCATTGCATTAAACAAATGAGAGAGAAATCTCCCTGAAAAGACTGTCATGACTAACATTCCCAGATCTATGTGGACTGAAGTAATACAGAATTAAATGTCTTTTGAAGCAACAAGATGCCTGCCAGGCGTTCAACTCAAGCCCTCTAAGCTTGCTGTTCAATGCCACTGTTGACTGTCAATCCATATTTACCATATTTGATTTGTCATACGTGTATCACCATAATTCTGTAattatcacatgtatatatgacactGGTGTTCTGGAATTATGGCTGTATGTCACTAGTTTCTGTAATGATGACTTGTTTATGACAATTTTGTGTTAGCATATCATTATTTTCAGAACTTATGACATGTTGTATGTCACTATATTTTTTTACTTACACGTTGTATGTCCTGCATCTATTGCATACCACGTCTTCTTATAGTCcactatatatttacatgttgcACGTCACCATTCTTTGTTACTTACAACATATATATCACTGTAATTTTATGTTTTAATATGTAAACCACTACAGTTTTATAATTATGAATTGTATGCTATTATCACTTTATTCTTACAATATGTgtgcaattattattttatatttatgtatgcaactATAATGTTTTTGATTATGATATATGGCTTATTATTGAACATGTTTGAATTTATTCTAATTAAGAATTACTGTTTGTTCCAGGTTTCTACTGCTGTTTCCAGTTTAAAGGATTCTGCCCCCAAATCTACTGACCCTCCATCACATTGTTGTGCTATTGGTAAACCCTGCAATGTACAACAAACCAATTGCTTTACTGCTACCTCTGAAACAGAAGGGGAACTGTGTGATTCCAGAAATAGCAGCCCTTGTTCAATGCCACAGCTAAAATTACCATGTACCAAAGCAGGTTGTGTGgagaacaatgacaacaataaaagCAATGATGAAAGTGAGTCTTTAGAAACCAGCAACAATGTTTGCACAGCACCTCATaatgaaaaagtctcaaaacgtTCAACAAAACCTCTAATAGTACAAAGCAATACTCATGCAAGTTCAAGTTGTGTAGTAAACAAAGAAGGTGAAGCTATAGAAGCATCAGAGAAACTGAGTTCGAAATCTTCACACATTGAAATAATTCTGAATGATAATCCTTCGATGAAAGATGTTATTGAAATTAATGAAGTGCATAATTTAGAAGAGAGAGTGTCTCAGTCTTTGTCCTTGGATAATTTATGTTGTGTCCCTCTAGACCAAAGTGGCCCTGTGGACCAGTGTTGTGCTGCTAATCAGAAGAAACAAGCACCCCAACATTATATTTGTCCACACTGTCCTAATACTCTCATCTATGACTCATACCCACTTTTCTGCCAGCATCTTGAGTCAGTACACGGAATACATGCTGATCCCATTGACAATTTAGGCCAGACGTTTGAGTTGAATAATCAAAGTTCCATGTCATATATACCTGAGCGTGCTAATCAGAAATATTCTGAGTGTATTGTCCTAGAATTAGCTGATTATCAGAATCTCCAGTGTCGGAAATGCAAACACAGCTTTACTCAGCGCTGTTCACTTCGGAGACACATTTTGGAAATCCATGGTGAAAAATTGGGTTATTATTCATGTCCCTTCTGCGTTAGCAAAGTCTGGTTTCGCTATTTTCGAACGTTTTTAGCTCATTTAAAAAACCTACACGGCTTCCAAAAGGACCAAATATATCGCATCCATCGCAATTTGCAGAAAAACAGTTGGGTAGAATTTGGTAGTGATCAGCTGCCTCCTGATGGAAATAACACAACTTCGCAGCTCTGTAATCGTGTTTCATAGTTTTTACAACatgcattttcatttcattcactACAGTCTGTATTATGCTACACATTTCATCCTATATGATGTATGCATTATGTGCTACTATGCTATGCTACAAATTAGACATAACACTATGCACAGCACTACACACTGTGTGGTATACTAAACACATCAGAATTTACAATACCCTGCATCATTTCTGCAAAATGATCACACTACATTACAGCATTCATTGTACAGTAAGCACTAAATTACATTACACATCATACAACAAAGTACCTAGTACATTATACATCACATTACATATAATGCACTTCAATGGTCACCACAGAATATCATACACTGTACGCTGTGCTAGACATTATACTACATACTCCCCATCAAACGACATTTCAATGACAGTTAGAGATACTTtgtaatttttgttgcatttttatattaaattctttccattttcctttctgTTAACTTTGCTCTATAAGTTATAAGCCCATATACATTTGCATAAGTTGGTTACAAGTTTTGGGTACAAAACTACCTAAGTGATAATTGATTCCTGATTGATTAACAAAGTAACTGAATCCAATCCAATAAGATAACAGCTGatcaatgtatattttattttttaatttatcttttctcatattgttttaaattaattcatATGGTCATAAGTTTGAATATTGCTAATAACCATAATGTTGTGTCTATGAGCAAAGTTTATAACTAACCTCTATAATTCTGCTTGCTACATTTTGTCTGGCCGAGTAAGGAGTTCCTCTTGTTACTTCACAGTTGAATTAGCAATTGAAAGGGACAGTATCCAGCTGTAAATGCAATAACTGCACCAAAAACCTACCCTTGCTACAAAgaaaatcatcattattttacatctgctttccatgctgagaTAGTTAGGACATTATATCATGTGTGTGGTGCACTTCTaggtatatttaataaaatgagagaTACAAGCATGTATGGATGTAGAGTTGACTTTGTTCTATCTCAGCGTGGGCcatccaatgccttgtgagtgaaattggcaaATGGAAGCTGTATGGAATCcggtcttctgtgtgtgtgtgtatgattcatTCTGTTTCTGCATATGAAAAATGTTGCACAAAAAAAGTAATGATGTTTGTGGATATTCCCTGCTAACAACTCCCCTCATGGCTCCACTCTTTTGAAGATGATTAGAATAAATCCATTGTTTGAAAGACTGATAAAGATTAGTGACAAGAAGTACTTCTGGCTGCAAAACATTGCCTAAATGTGTATTTGTCCCACCCATACTAGCatgagaaaaaaatgtgaaatgaatgaacaaaaatattattttccaactaGCTGGTTTCATAGTTAGTCCCCTGGGTTGTTCACtgcagtgaatttgatagacaaaaactgaaagaagcttgtgtgcatgtgggttTCTTTACATGTGTAATCACTCAGCTTTTGGCAGTGAAGTTACTGTCATTTCCCCTGTCACTGTATCATCCACTTATTTTGCATCTTTGAAGACATGTGGAAGAAGACATCCTTTGCTATACTCCttgcttgaaaaacaggtaaaggcgagcaacaggaagggcatctggttgcaaaacatgcatttataatatattcatctactTCATTCAAGCattgaaaaatggacataaaagtGAAGACGCTGCAGCTATTTGTGCTGTACTTGCAAACAAGGAACATAACTCTACATGCTCCAGAACAAAAGACCAAATAAACATAACACACTCAACTTCTTGAAGTATTGAgtagtttattttatatctataacCCTTGTTTTTATGAACAAACACAGAGGTTgtgtaatgtccactttccatgcttgcatgggttagacagcttgactggaactggtaagctgggaagCTGCAACAGGTTCCTGTCTgaatttgacttggtttctactgctggatgcccttcctaacgccaaccattctgagagtgtagtgggtgccttatACATGTGATTGgcactggccacaactatgatttcacttggcttgacaagtcttctcaagcacagcaaattgccaaaagTCACAATCACTCATATTTATAGTGAAATGCAttacctttatttcaataaattttgaaaacaaatgaaGTATGTAGTGAAATACCTTTGTCATTATGAAGGTGGTACTTGgaacataatataaaattttagaagaaggttttaattaatattacttTAAAACACAATGTTTGTATCATAAGGCCAATCTCCGGTGAGTTGGTATTAAAGTGGATATATACAAGGGTGAGTTAGAAAGTGATgcaaataaaaaattacattacTTTCTAACTCTTCCtcgtaatggatatatatatgtgttttagtttttgtttagcCTTGCTCAAGCACCACCTGCACAGTTTTATTGCTTTGTGTCTTTTGTGTTGTCTCTGTGTATGTCAGATGTCCAGTATTTCTGCTGAGTGTTTGTTTGGCTTTTTTTCAGTATACGAGCATCTCTAGTTGGTGGCTCAATGAATTATTTATTGGATGCTAGCTTGCTTTGATTGTAGCCTTTGCAGATGACTGATCTAATATGTTAAAGAGAAATGTATAGATTTACTTTTTTAAATGTCTCAAGGAAATTtaggtgaaatttgaaaaaaattttggaaGGAGGTTTTATTAATTACAGGCTTCTAAAGAGAGGGTTTGAAGAAGAGAGTTGAGCTCTGGAAATACCTCTAATTCCTCTTGTTTTTGTCTTGTATGCTGAAGTTTGGAAGAAGATTTTTGAGAAtcttccacctatatatatatatatatgtatgtgtgtgtatgtatatatatatatatatatataataaatgtgtgtatgtgattatatatatgtgtgtggatggatgtatatatatatatatatgtggatgtgtgtgtataatggctTATTCTGCTCAACATTCAAGATGTAGAGACATAAGCTGGTGAGATGTTCTCAgttaaagcttttctttttttagaatGCTCTGATTGAGTATTTCAGGGGCCTAGAAAAGTTAGCCTTACAGGATTTTAGGAATATCACTCCAAGTCTGAATCCAGatagtttatttttgatttggttatattatgttttattaaatCTATTTGTGTTAGGTTGCTATGAAAGGTTGTCTGCTAAAATATATCATGGTCTTCAAGATGTTGCTCTTTCCTTGGTTAGAAAAGAGACTTTTGTATTGCTCTTTGAGGAGGCTGCAAATTTGTGAAGGTTTGTCCATATATCAGCCATCTTGATATTAACACAGAACAATTTTTGATTtcaagattaaccctttagcatttaaactggccatatccggccaaaagtattctgcctgttttatgttcaaacaggccagatctggtctctcacaccaaccttacaatatcgttttaaaaattaacagctacctcatcgaaatctcatagctacaagataatgcatgattagttcaaaacaatatagataaagaagcattaattttggcagaataatgtgaacgctaaagggttaaaggtacaTGCAGAGTGAAAGTCTTTGGATTTCACTTCTACTTAGCTttccatttaaataaataatgtatgtgtgtgtgcagagggaTGTGTATATTATggtgtagatgtgtttgtgtgtgtatattatatacacacacacacatataattggcTTCTGTACTGTTTGTGTCTCCCATATTCCACTCCCAAAGAATTGGTCAACTTCAGGCGATAGTAGAAgatgccaaaggtgccacatagtgggattgaatAGAACCATGTAATTgctaagtgaatttcttaaccacatagctatacttgtggttgtatgtatatacactcatatatttgcatatgtatgtatatatacacacacacacacatatgtaatatagtgtttgtttttatgtcaagttgtATATAGAAACAACTTAGCATTAAattgaagaattactcaatactaCAAAGAGTAGATGAGTGATTTATTTCAAAGCTTTGACCTGCTAGCTTTCATCAGACAATATGATGAAAGCCAGCAAGCTGAGACTCCAAAGTCACTATCACTAACTTTCCTGTAAAAAGtttaacaaaaacacacacacacacatatatataaggcagtgagctggcagacacgttagcgcgccgggtgaaatgcttagcagtatttcgtctgtcgttacgttctgagttaaaatttcgccgaggtcaactttgcctttcatcctttcggggtcgataaataaagtaccagtttcgcactgggggtgatataattgactcaatcccttcgtctgtccttgtttgtctcctctatgtttagccccttgtgggcagtaaagaaatatatatatatatatatatatatatatcatcgtttaacatccgttatatatgaatctgtatattttatatagagcaagtatgcacatacacatgatatgcaaaagaaaatatcaagTTAATATCAGGGATTGAAAGCCATGTTGTCTGCTGAAAGCAGGTTCTGTAcctaacaattatatatttttgttttgctttgttcttcgcatttgtttaaaatacatttatgtttttatgttcaacattaaaataaatcttcaacagaaatatatttcatataataatatatatataagttaattacTTTCTAGCTAAGAAAGACTTTTTCACCTTAAATTACAAGAACTCAGCTAACGAAATAAGAGGAAGCCCCAgcatggttgctcaacctgctggATATAGCAGCCAGATCTACCTTGAATCATCTGTTTTAAAAGGGTGCACATTGAATAGTGTTGTCCAAGGCACACTATACCAGGAAAAAAGAGTCTGGGATGTCCAGGCTGGAATTCTTCTGGGTGTGGGGTTTCCATCTATAGACTTCTCTCTTGTACAATACAATAAGAATTTCTGATGTCCCCTTTTACTCTCAGTATATTTGTGCTTCATACCTGTGCGTCTAAGGGCTTGGCACTAAAGTAGggcatcaaacccatgccagcctgaaaaaaaaataggcattaaaacaattatatttggtaatatttcagcatggaaaaatgaatggatgatggtatatatatgtaacacaaaccaacatagagaaagagacattaaataatgatgattatatttttacacttgcatatatacatacatgtttgtgtgtatgtgtgcatatatatagtcaatggctatgggggtccagtaGAATAAAGTAGGGATCACatgggtccataggcaaaaattggttgagaaccgctggtgTACGTTGTTCACTTTCTACAACCAAAAGTAATGGGGAAGTAGGGTGAAGTGAATTGATCAAAGGAAATACATTAATCATCCCAAAATCGGTGTGGGAGGTGgaggagaataaaaatataaataaaccctgTCATTGCATAGAGATAAACAGTATGAAATGTAGGTGTTGCACCAAGCCTAGAGATCCAGTAAAGGGAGGAGCAATATGAGAAGGAAATGTGACAGCAAGCTACTAGTTAGATGGGACATTAATGGAGGTGGGGAAGAGAAAGGGGAAAAGGGGGGTGGGTTGAAATAAACAAGGTCATTCAGTTCTGAAGACAAAgctcaaatataatatataattttgaaagaaaggaATCTTAAAGGTATTTTGTCAAGAAtatagactggcttccgtgccggtggcatgtaaaaagcaccatccgaacgtgactgttgccagcctcccctggcacctgtgccggtggcacgtaaaaagcacccactacactcacggagtggttggcgttaggaagggcatccagccgtagaaacactgccagatcagactggagcctggtgcagcctcctggcttcccagacccccggtcgaaccgtccaacccatgctaacatggagaacggacgttaaacgatgatgatatatatatatctcaatgccagcatgggcaacaggcattaaatgatgatgatatatgtatattgaaatgcaaagttgaaaatctggtaggatttgaacttagtgtGTAGTGTGTTGTATTTAAGTACCACCAAAAATTCAGTCCTGCCTTTTTGTATTAGATTAAGCACTGCAAATGCCAAGTTGGTAGGGTATTGAACTTTGAACCTGAATCTTAAACTGTGTCCATAGCTAGAAATTGCTGCTAATTTACTGATGCTCTTCACTGAACTTAGATCAGACAccataatggtgataatgattccTGAGAGTGAGTACAGATAAATAAACTGATACTTATTGACcctagaagaatttgaactcattccTCATCCACCACTCGCATAACAGTAATTATGTCTTGGTAATTGACCTCATGTCAGCACTTGATTTATTGATACCTGAGGAATGGGGGAAGAGTGGACCCCTGTAATATTTGAATCCAAAtaggaaaattttattaaatcccACAAGGCATTTTCCCCCTTtcctaataattctttctaattttagtacCAGGCCAGTAATTTATAAGGGAAGGAGCAagttgattactttgaccccTATACTTGACTGGCAGTTTATTTTActtactctgaaaggatgaaaggtaaagttgacattgatgagatttgaactcagaacaaaaaaagTCATTAGAAATGCTGCTATACATTTTGATCGATGcacttaatgattctgtcagcttgctgctgCCTTTGTctcttttatattaataattgtttcttaaataaatacaagaccagaaatttgtgTGGAGGTGGGGACAGTTGATTATACCAGCCCATTTGTGtacttaaaactttttttttattgatctcagaaggatgaaaagcaaagttgacttcagcagaatttgaactcaaaacataagagacagacaaaatgctgcaagaTATTTTATCCACAATGctctaatagtaatgataatcatTTGTAATCTAAGTACGAGGCCACAGCTGGAAGATTATATCAGTCCAATACTTCATTGTTAAATTATCCTTGATGCTTTGAGTAGATGCAGTTAATTGCTGGTACTTTATCATCTCTGATGCATTTTGTACTGTGCTTTACTGATTCAGTTATGATTCATTCTTTCAAGGGATAAATATTATTAACCCTTTTCCTTTACTATATTTTTGTtcaaatacactgcttttgttccaattactttttaaaataatgaatttagtaaaataaaataattttgtcattattaagttgttgtttagaatataaacatgaaattttgatataaggttttaatttagctcactttaaaataggaagtttgtcTCATGGAACAAAGGTCAGTCTCAGTAGAGTGACAGACTGTCTTATGGTATTTTAATTACATTCTtttactgtctgagttcaaatcctctcaAAGTCAGTTTTGCTTTGCATCCTTCTGGAGATCAATAAAACCAATAATGAACTAAATTGATTTGATTGACCACCTCATCTCGTGTTGCCTTTTACTTAATATTGTGGTcacatctaatccatgccagcatggacaacagatattaaatgacgtTTGGTAGAGTTGTTAGAGCATTGGAAAACTACTTTACAGTATTTATCTTAGCtctgtgctttgagttcaaattccactagggCCAgccttacctttcatccctccaagTTCACTAAAATgacataccagtcaagtactacaCTTGGTCTATTTGACTAATCCtgctccaccaaatttcaggctctgtGCTTGTGTTTGAAATAAATATGGATTATCTCtaattgagcagacctataatcaaagatattccagtcatgaccgTCCAGTTTTGTAGTATATCCCTATTTTATTTAATgcatcctctcttttttttttctgaatctaAGATGAAAGCATGAGTAACTAAGTATGTGACTTGGTAGTTAGAGTGTTGCATCCACAATT encodes the following:
- the LOC115215707 gene encoding uncharacterized protein DDB_G0289975, coding for MGTKILDQILTMMLHGSPEEKHFIYNDSDIILECKLCRNLFRALTGFILHRKSLCMKPLEKSVSINSYDQNMRTETFRNVTFITNSSSCEEDSAQTPSQQPKSTPSSNNNNNNNNNNNNNINNNSNDNDNNQQQQQQQQQNLSAADHFQYLQNYVSQINESIESKSNLKAVLNLTQEGIGNSSDITQKSAEEPKTDSNSTERIVLTEASSPQVSTAVSSLKDSAPKSTDPPSHCCAIGKPCNVQQTNCFTATSETEGELCDSRNSSPCSMPQLKLPCTKAGCVENNDNNKSNDESESLETSNNVCTAPHNEKVSKRSTKPLIVQSNTHASSSCVVNKEGEAIEASEKLSSKSSHIEIILNDNPSMKDVIEINEVHNLEERVSQSLSLDNLCCVPLDQSGPVDQCCAANQKKQAPQHYICPHCPNTLIYDSYPLFCQHLESVHGIHADPIDNLGQTFELNNQSSMSYIPERANQKYSECIVLELADYQNLQCRKCKHSFTQRCSLRRHILEIHGEKLGYYSCPFCVSKVWFRYFRTFLAHLKNLHGFQKDQIYRIHRNLQKNSWVEFGSDQLPPDGNNTTSQLCNRVS